In one window of Blastocatellia bacterium DNA:
- a CDS encoding transcriptional repressor, which yields MVEKKETSRAKTTTPSSQERPEKQLFHEYLRRKGLKRTTQRDLILETFLESEKHITSEDLYRKVRERDPSIGFTTVYRTLKLLTECGIARSMQLGDRYTHYELGLNEQHHDHLICLECGGITEFFSQQLETIQAEVVRRHGFQMVDHSLRIWGICRECQRRRAHRRS from the coding sequence ATGGTCGAGAAGAAGGAAACGTCGCGTGCGAAGACGACGACCCCTTCGTCCCAAGAGCGCCCGGAGAAGCAGCTCTTCCACGAATACTTGCGGCGCAAAGGATTGAAGCGAACGACACAGCGCGACCTCATCCTGGAGACGTTCCTGGAGAGCGAGAAGCACATCACAAGCGAAGATCTCTATCGCAAGGTCCGAGAACGCGATCCCAGCATCGGCTTCACGACGGTTTATCGCACGCTCAAGCTGCTCACCGAGTGCGGGATCGCGCGCTCCATGCAACTGGGAGATCGCTACACGCATTATGAGCTGGGACTCAATGAGCAGCATCACGATCATCTGATTTGTCTGGAGTGCGGCGGGATCACGGAGTTCTTCAGCCAGCAATTGGAGACCATCCAAGCCGAAGTCGTGCGGCGACACGGTTTTCAGATGGTTGATCACAGTCTTCGCATCTGGGGGATTTGCCGAGAGTGTCAACGACGACGCGCACACCGACGCTCATGA